Sequence from the Argentina anserina chromosome 7, drPotAnse1.1, whole genome shotgun sequence genome:
cttgaatttcacaactttataaaattcacatcaaaccaaatattatttgaaaaataggattattacattctagGTCTTGGACCATGTGTAAACTAAGCTAGCAGGTCCTTATAATAAGTGTTCTTTCATTCTCAAAAACAAATGTTAAAGTTAGAAAGGTGGTCCCTTGGGATGTAAAACTATCCGTTAAAGCTGTTCAACCAGCTGTTTTGAAATGATCGAATTATGGAAGTTCATATCTTGCTCATATCAAAACTGTAATAATCTAAGCAGAACGACCCTCATTTTCGTGCTTGCTGCTTCTACACTGCAGATGTTACACATGTCTACCACCTTTCTAATAAAAGAGCCTCAATTTCTACATCAAATCATCAATCATACTCCTACCACCTCTTAGAAAACTAATCCACCGAAAACGTTATTCAATTCACTTATTTTTAACATTGGTTAAAACAGGACAATATCGATTTCTAAAATCTCTtaacaaaaatatattatgCTATTTATGTTGGTTATCAGAATTTACTATCATCGTCGATACAGATATAAGCAAGTGATCGCAAAATGAAAATGAGTGAGAAATGAATATCGTTCTATATCAACCAAACTCAGCAGTAACAAAAACTTGAATTACCTCTCTTTGATCTCACGTTACTGCACAGTGCACAGACAACACATAGAGGTATTGAACACTAGCCACctcaaaaaccaaaaccagtTTCTCATTTCAACATTTCaggcctctctctctctctctctctctgcatcAGAGTTTTATCTTCGCATCTCTCCGACACCAAGTGGTGCAGGAAATGAGGTTTGAGTCTTCATCACCATCATCGTTCCACAAACATAATAATGTGTTTGTGAAGTGTGCAGTTTCTCTTCTCTTAGTAGGTTTAGCTTTTCGGCTTGTCTTCTTCGATTCGGCTCGATTAATCTCAGTATTAGAGCCACTGCCAGCTCCACTTGAAACAGAGCAAGAAACAGAGTCCGATGTTTCTTCTTTCCTTATTGATTTTCCCGCAACTAATGTTACCCAAAATCCTGAGAATGGTAAGCACGATTGCCTTTCTTTATTTCATCGATCCATGCATGTTCAACTGTTTCAGTCATAGGCTTTTAGAGTTAAGACCTTTTCGTTTTTGTTATTGATTTTTCGTTGTTTCCCTTCTATAAATAGCCTTTGTCTTTGTTTCAGTCATACATGCAAGCATTTGGAATTCTTCATTTTGAATTGTTTTGAAGTAATCGAACTCTCCGAGCTGACTTCCTGACTTGGTTTTAGTAATCTGACTTTCGCTTCTTTGGTTACTGTTGTTTTCAGTGATAAATTTGATGTTTCTTCAACCATGTGATGATCCAGCTGATTCATCAGTATACTTAGTTTAAGTATGAAAAATCTTTGATGCTTAAAGTTGAGCAATGAGCAGTAGATAATAGTAAAAGGTTTTGTAGGTTTGCGGGGAAATTGATTTATCATACCTTATATTCCTGCACTAAATGTGACATTTTCACTGGAGAATGGGTACCAGACCCGTCAGGACCGAGATATACCAATAAGAGTTGCCCTGTGATAGAGTCTCATCAGAATTGTATGAAGAATGGTCGCCCTGATTCGGCATACTTTTACTGGAGGTGGAGTCCTAGAGACTGTGAGCTACCCAAGTTCAATGCAGGTAGAGTTCTTGCTCTAATGAGGAACAAGCCATGGGCATTTATCGGCGATTCAATTTCTCGGAACCATGTCCAGTCATTGTTGTGCCTTCTCTCTCAGGTACATATTCATCCACATCACAAACAACTGCTGCCTATGTAATTTATCTTCAgttttttaattgttttcaTATCTCTACTTTGACCGAATTTAACTATTTGAAACTCTAGCCACTTCTTGTATTTGGGATTGAGTAACTATGTACATTAGTGATGTATACTAATCATGGGGACAAAGGGCACTCCTTTAATCACTGCATATAATTCTCTTCTCTGGCTTCTGTTGCAAggcttcatcttcatcatgatCTATGAATGATTAGTAATTCTACTTCAAATCCAACAGAAATGTTGAGGTTAGTTGTGGACTACAGCTACATTTATGTGCATTTAGACCACTTCTTTTCAAGTTGGTCAGTGTCTTTTTCTCTAGCTGGTTCACTTACCAAGAATATGGGATCGTTGTTGTAGTTTCAGTGTCAACTTTGTTTTTCAGACAATAATGATGATTGATGTATGCATAGAACTATGAAATTATTTTGCAATAAAGATTGTTACTTCtacatcaaaaaaaaaaaagattgttACTTCCCACCTGAACAGTGTTTATGTTTCTATATATGTTCCTACGCTTTGATCTTTTATAACAATTGGAGAAAGTGTAACGTGCCTCATTTACAGATGAGTGTTATGAATCATCTCTAAATGACTACCCCAAGTTGGTAGCTAGATACAGAAGGACCTACATGTTGTACTGAAGCATTAGATATATCCTTTGTTGTTGGATTTTGCTTATCTGATCGTGAATAAGATCTTAACCAAGTTTTAGTGGTTGTGTCCCACAGGTGGAACAAGCTGTTGAAGTATACCATGACAAAGAATACAGGTCTAAGAGATGGCTCTTCCCTTCTCACAATTTCACACTTTCGGTCATCTGGACTCCTTTACTCATCGAAGCAGCTATTTTTGAAGACAGGAATGGGGTTTCCACCTCAGAGATCCAGCTTTATATAGACAAACTGGACAAGACATGGACCAATCAATACAACAGCTTGGATTACGTGGTCATTTCTAGAGGGAAATGGTTCCTGAAAACTGCAATATACCATGAAAACAACACAATCAGTGGCTGCCAAAACTGCCCCGGAAAGAACTTAACTGAGGTAGGATTGGAACACgcatatcaatgaataaagttAGCTTTTGCCTGAAAgataggttcatatttttttgttggctgaccccgagtagacctatttggcaagacatattgtctactattagtatcactagtattagtcccaatagaatgactaacatcgtatgagtgatcttccgtaCCAGGAGAGTTTTGGTCAGTagtatgaggggcagttgtgttgtcatcttctggtgCTTGAATCGTTGGAGTGACTATATCGGAATCACTCGGTGATGCGGACATATCGGTAATCTCAATTGGTCCGGTCatcatatctactggcttatttgtctccccctctccatgatacagctcttcgaagtatgaattctccccctgaagagtagtatcggaagagggaaaataactcatatcctcaaagaaagtgacatccatagtgacatagtacttcttggtaggtggatgatagcaccggtaccctttctggtgtcctccatacccaacaaacacacatttaacggcCCGAGCATCTAACTTAGAtctctgatgttttggaagatggacaaaaacaacacaaccgaaaacacgagcaggaagattatgaaaagagggtaaggagatATGAGAGGCAagtacctcatatggaactttttcCTGAAGaacacgagagggaagacgattaatgaggtgggcagaagtgaggacaacatcaccccaaaggtatttgggcatatgggcactaaaaagaatacaccgagccatgtcaagtaaatgacgatttttcctttcagaaactccattctgctcaggtgtataaggacacgctgtttgatgaacaatcccgTGTGTGTTAAGGAACTCCCGAAAAACATGATTCAtatattcccccccccattatcaaaaCGAAGAATTCGaactgtggcattatattgtgttttaaCAGTGGTATAGAAAGTTTGGAAAGTAGgaaaaacttcattttttgttttgaggagaacaatccatgaaagacgggtgcaatcatcaataaatgacacataataccgcatcccaGACACAGTAGATTCTtgggagggtccccaaacatcagaatgaattaattcgaaaGGAAGACTatgtttattagaagtactacgggaataagtagatcgatgactcttacccaaaacacatgtctcacaatgTAAAAgggactcatccacactaagaaacaaagtaggcatagatgatttcataacactaaaagatggatgccctaagcgacgatgtcataaccaaacttcacttagcttgtcagaagtggagattaaagcggtccgagatgGTGTCCCTGGTTTcgcccccgcatatgtctgatccagatgaaacaaccggcccctcagatacccccgaccaattaactctccggtgagaagatcctgaaaaatcacatacataggaaaaaatgtcacagagcacttagcgtcagcgtttaattggggaacagagatcaaatgatgagataagaCAGGAACATATAGCACATtttgaagctctattgtgggagtaatacgaaccgACCCTTTTCCTAATACgggaaatgcctcaccattagcattagtaacatagggtactggtggaggagacaatacggtaaaataagatttgtcataagtcatatgatcagacgcacccgaatcaataatccaagtatcaaaaccaacaaagtgagaaatatttaaagccataccaatttttccacgaccagctatggaGGCAGTAGGGTTTGCTCCGCCTGCGGTATGATGATcgtgtccaaccacaccatagatatcgggtTCCTGGACTagttgaatagctgctttcgcCTTGGGATGATGATGGGGCCTAAGAGGCCGAAGATGTGGATACAGCTTCCAACAGATTGcgcgagcatggttagtatcatgacaataagaacAAGGAAGGCgtggctgattcccgaaacctggtggtggtcctcggTGAAGTGGAGATGAAGTGGCCTGCTGAAGAGGTGATGCGGAAGATCTAGCACGgatagtaaggctggaaa
This genomic interval carries:
- the LOC126803659 gene encoding LOW QUALITY PROTEIN: protein trichome birefringence-like 25 (The sequence of the model RefSeq protein was modified relative to this genomic sequence to represent the inferred CDS: substituted 2 bases at 2 genomic stop codons); amino-acid sequence: MKMMVQEMRFESSSPSSFHKHNNVFVKCAVSLLLVGLAFRLVFFDSARLISVLEPLPAPLETEQETESDVSSFLIDFPATNVTQNPENTKCDIFTGEWVPDPSGPRYTNKSCPVIESHQNCMKNGRPDSAYFYWRWSPRDCELPKFNAGRVLALMRNKPWAFIGDSISRNHVQSLLCLLSQVEQAVEVYHDKEYRSKRWLFPSHNFTLSVIWTPLLIEAAIFEDRNGVSTSEIQLYIDKLDKTWTNQYNSLDYVVISRGKWFLKTAIYHENNTISGCQNCPGKNLTEVGLEHAYQXINTLRLVFNFIKDSDYKASVFFRTTTPDHFENGEWSSGGYCNXTVPFKEGEIDMKDVDTAMHNIELEEFEKASEKGAEAGLNLKILDTAHLSFLRPDGHPGPYRQFQPFAKDQNARVQNDCLHWCLPGPIDSWNDLMMELLINSEKYQ